One window of Mauremys mutica isolate MM-2020 ecotype Southern chromosome 6, ASM2049712v1, whole genome shotgun sequence genomic DNA carries:
- the C6H5orf63 gene encoding glutaredoxin-like protein C5orf63 homolog: MLWFESTAKQLAKYSSRPLWRRLCAATTNTPVLTLFTKNPCPLCDEAKEVLEPYKNRFILQEVDITLPENAVWYDKYKYDIPVFHLNGQFLMKHRVDVKKFENQLVKLEFQNDENQ, from the exons ATGCTTTGGTTTGAGAGTACGGCAAAgcagctagcaaaatattcttcTAGGCCACTATGGAGACGACTATGTGCAGCCACTACAAATACACCAGTATTAACTTTGTTCACCAAG AACCCGTGCCCTCTGTGTGATGAAGCAAAAGAAGTGCTTGAGCCATATAAAAACAGG TTTATTTTGCAGGAAGTGGATATCACCCTTCCAGAGAATGCAGTGTGGTATGACAAATATAAGTATGACATACCTGTCTTCCATTTAAATGGGCAGTTCCTAATGAAGCATCGGGTAGATGTTAAAAAATTTGAGAACCAGCTTGTGAAGCTAGAGTTTCAAAATGATGAAAACCAATGA